The Mytilus edulis chromosome 12, xbMytEdul2.2, whole genome shotgun sequence genome contains a region encoding:
- the LOC139497186 gene encoding Golgi-associated plant pathogenesis-related protein 1-like gives MGCGSSSAADAPKSETETQQTTTASPKNAESQPKAASDKQPEAKSAKQENSNDTESSFIDDAVKAHNEFRDMHGSPHITHAQDLTDYSQKWAEHLANTGKFDHSKCDLKGESIGENLAMMGGSGLSNKKAREYVKMWYDEIKDYHYYGSNPDMNQFMKFGHFTQLVWKEAKQIGVGMAIAKGQCVVVCNYRPAGNMMGDFADNVPKAL, from the exons ATGGGTTGTGGTTCTTCTTCAGCTGCTGATGCGCCAAAATCCGAAACTGAAACACAGCAAACAACAACTGCAAGTCCGAAAAATGCCGAAAGCCAACCCAAAGCTGCCTCAGATAAACAACCGGAAGCAAAAAGCGCAAAACAAGAAAATAGCAATGACACGGAGTCTTCTTTCATAGATGATGCTGTGAAAGCACACAATGAATTCAGAGACATGCACGGAAGTCCACATATCACGCATGCTCAAGACTTAACAGATTATTCTCAAAAATGGGCGGAACATTTAGCAAATACTGGAAAGTTTGATCATAGTAAATGTGACTTAAAGGGAGAAAGTATAGGAGAAAACCTAGCAATGATGGGCGGAAGTGGACTTTCAAACAAAAAAG CTCGTGAATATgtgaaaatgtggtatgatgaaATTAAAGATTATCACTATTACGGATCGAATCCGGATATGAACCAGTTTAtga AATTTGGACATTTTACACAATTAGTATGGAAAGAAGCAAAACAAATAGGAGTTGGCATGGCAATAGCGAAAGGCCAATGTGTAGTTGTGTGTAATTATCGTCCAGCCGGAAACATGATGGGAGATTTTGCCGACAATGTTCCCAAAGCGTTGTAA